The sequence TTCCTGCTCAGCACAGGCTAAATCCTTCATCCACCGCTGGGTCCTGGCATATTCTCCGCTGGTCCCCGCCTGACTCCTCACCTGCTCTTGGGGTTGGCTTGGTACCCCTTTGTCCTAGTTTATAGAGTCATGGGATACTAGAGCAAGAACTGGCTCCTAAGGACCACGTGGTTTTTCCTGTGTTTAAAGATGATAAAAACGCCGGAGAATAGTGTTTCCAAATCGCCCACAGAtattaatatttgatatttagGAATGAGAAAGCAGGATTCTTGAGTATACTAAAGATTTCCTGAAAGTCCAAGTTATTCGGTATATTTCATGGCACTCTCTGTGTTTTCAAATAATGAGTGGCCATGATAATAAACAGTGCATCATTATCATGTGATAGATTTATACTCAAAGTTACagagattttctgtttaaaaaaggTATAATAAATGCATGGCTTATTACCATTCAACCAATATATTGTGAGgaggttatatatttcaataatgtttaaaaatcatcTCAACCTGATGGAaacattttataatagaaaacattaaaagaaaggaaCATTGACACTATCATAATAAATGCCtaataaaaatcacttaaaagTTGAAAGATAATGCcccaaatatttaatatttcaaagtaattcttaaaattaaaacacgaattaaaaaaaattgtctagATCATTGTTTAGTGACTGCTAGTTTGCtgggactgccataacaaagtaccaaagACTGgggggcttgaacaacagaaatttattttctcacagttctggaggctggaagtctataagatcaaggtgtcgccaagttggttccttctgaggtctctctccttggcttgaatTGTAGGATATCCAGCTGAgtctggagaattgcttggtgtgggggaacccccctcacacacacagaattgGGTTCAGGATCCCAAAAGAATTACTTCTCACATTCTCAGGTTTAGATTTAGACCTCTTTCATATAGTCGCACCTCCAGCACTCACCTGCATGCTTCTCATACTTACCCTTCCAAGAGATGTTTCAAGTTTTTATCAGATCAGCGTTCCCTGTTGTAAAGGAAAATCTCCCTTCTTATACAGAACACTGCACTTCTGACaattctggtcaccaaatgtggggatttttcccacaccaagcaattctctgtgacaccagctgagtgtcctacaatttaactcaattctggcCCTATCTACCCatagatagtgtcagatcccccaggttaaggactcagtcccacaagattgcCTCCATTCCCGCGACCCCCgacccccacttcagatgccaatcgcaactccaggttgtcacctgtgcttctgaccagtCGGCTATAAAATCAGGTTCCCACAGCcctctccttgggtttgattaatttgctagagtatGTCAAtgaataagaggcataaactgcaaaaGCAGCAAAAAATTTATTTGGGGTttcaagaattgcaatttgggcgACACAGATTCGAGAAACTCGTGTgctcagagaaagacaaaggagatgggtttataaagacaaaaagagaaatcacacAGGTTGTCCTGCAAGACTTGAGATCAGTGCTGGCAACAACTGTTACTTCTTGGCCACACGCGATTGGTCGCTAAGGCCATCTCTAAGGCAGAAAGCTCTTATCTATGGGAGTAAGCATATTTCTTCGAAGAAGGTCAGGATGACAGCAGTGAAGCGCAGTTCAGAGATTCCATTCCATCTGAGTAGAGACGTGCATAAGCCTCACTTCCCCATGGCCTCCCTGCTCCATTTTTACAAGCCTGACATATGTTACTCCATTTTGTTATTATCCTGTAGAAGTGGTTTATACAAATCAGGaaacccatttactcactagattactgctTTACTACAAAGgacattaaaagataaaaatcaacagccagaagagatacatagggcaagatcccgaacaaaggagcttctgtcatGGTGGAGTTGGAGGCCTGGCATGGTGGCACTTGGAAGTGATCTgggtcaccaacctggaagctctccaaaccttgTCCTTTGGTGTTTTTATGAAGGCTTCACTATACAGACAAATTAATTAGGTCATTGGGCACTGCCCACtaattcaacctccagcccctcccccctcccccctccccggagGTCAGGGTTGAGACTGAAATGCAGCCCTCTAATCACATgcttggttcccctggcaaccagcccccacctTTGGGTGGGTCTgaagtcaccttattaacataacaaGAAACACCTTTATtcctcatcacttaggaaataacaagggttttaggagttaTGTGCTAGAAAcaaggacaaagaccaaatatatatttattataagtcACAATATCACTGGTATGTAATAGATGGCAGgatatttctataaatttttctAATCCCCCAAAATATAATATGAAAGGTTGTTAGTGGGAAGCCATATGATATATCATGGTacaaaatcattaaaaacatGACTCTGCATGTAACTCCCTTTTTGCCAGTGATGTCTGATTCACATTGAGCTGGGGTATGTTGTTAACAGGGATCAGTGTCCTTCGAGGACGTGACCATGGACTTCAGCAGGGAGGAGTGGCAGCAACTGGACCCTGCCCAGAGACGCCTGTACCAGGATGTGATGCTGGAGATTTACAGCCACCTCTTCTCCGTGGGTGAGCACCCCTGACCTGGGAATCTTGAATGGGCCTTGCTGAGATTTCCTTCCTTGTGGAATGCAGTGGGACATCTGAAGTGTGTGATCAGGTTGCCTTTGGTTTGTCCCAGATTGTTCATTCCTCTTGGGCACGCCAGATTGTTCATTCCTCCTGGGCACGTTTGAGGATTACTCTGTTCCTAGTGAAAGATGTTGACTTTTCTGATGAACCAATGCAAAGTTTCAATGACCCAAGACCACAGTGTCGACTGAAATAGAGTCTAGGTGATATTAGTGAAGGAGTTTATTCAATAATCAGCATGAGGAGTTCGAACCCCAGGAAAACAGTTCAACACAGGGCTCTGATGGAAGTGCTCCGAGGTGTACACGTGAATTTAAGTGCAGCTTACATCTCTTTCACAAACTGCGAtcctggctcaacacaaggttgacatgagagaagccatattgtagaaaggaaaccattttgtaactttaaatgacctctgagtAACTAGTCCAGACATGCTCTGTTGATTTTGTGGcctctcccagctgctttaagatgataactttgttcttttgagttccttaagaatgtgatgacccctgggcagagagcctGTGCTCATAGCCATCATCAGTGACCACTGAAAGATCAGGGTGTAGGGCATTTGTCCAGTCtcatgcatatccagtaaaacaaaggactatcaggaactgagaccagatgtctgccccacccaaaGACCAGCCgcctcccccacctggagactggcctcctatataactggcctgtagtctgtTCTGTGAGATGGGTCTTTCGGACAcgagtcagccatcttccctcttgctagcaagctataataaagtcctttctctccacccaccttGCCttctgactattggcatgtctcgCGGTGAGCAGAGGACCCCCTTTGGGCGGTAACAAGTGTAcgtgcagggaagaggaaaagaaaaaagcaactagATTTAAACACAAAGGGGGATAGAGTACATCTGGGCTTTTCTCTAGGTTATACATTGAAGGCAACATAAATAAGAATTTCTTGGTCATGCCtcaaacaagttcagagatgCTGACGTTAGTCTtctgtgtgtggaggggaggcaaggaccagggtccTTAGTTAGTCCCTTAATCTCTAAGAAATGTATCTGGGAAATGTGAGAGCAAGGTACCCCTTTATCTCTTCCTGTTGTACATCTGTCCAGCTGACATCTTCAGTCATGAGATGAGAGGTTGCAAGATCATCTGACACAGGCTGAAGCTGGCCCGCACGGCTGCTTCACAGCACAGCGTGGATTTTATGGTGCTGACTGACAGCCTATGCAGTTTGCTTGCTAGGTTTGCCTGTTAGACCAGGAAGAGGGGTCCCAAACATCTGTCCACGACATCCAAATCCAGTGTCCTTTCTCATTAACAGGGTATCACATTCCCATCCCAGAGATCATTTTCAggatggaaaaaggaaaggagcCATGGATAGGGAAGGCCAAACTCCTCCCCCATCAGCGGCGTCAAGGTGAGTGACTAACCTTGGAAGACATGGATACTTGGGTGTGGGGGGAGCATTGTTCAACCTACTACACTCATCCATTCCCATGGTAGACATTTAGGGTGCCTCCTCCTCCCAGTTTCTACAACTAACGCTTCGTACATTATCTTGTAAATAATGTGTAAGAATTTTCAGAGGTGCATACTCGGGGGTGGGATCACTGGACGCAGGTGTACTTAATTTGACTAGGTAAGCCATATTGCTCCTCAGTTGGGCTGTATAATCTCCACTCCCACGTGGGAATGCATACGGATCTGCTCTTGCACATCTGGCTTGCCAACACTTAGCATTTACCAATTTCTCATTTATGGCCATGTCTGTTTCATGTTATAATTTTTCTTGTAACTATGTTGTTAGAggatctcattctctctcttatcTGGTTGGGTTTTCCATGTGTACATTGCCTTTGTCATATTGTTTTCCCTTTGTGTCCATGGACTTTCCTCAaggccttttttcctttttatttatcccCTGAATtcagtgatctttcttttctgtgctgggtcttcttttttctttttctcctgattGGGATGTCTCCAGCTTGGGGGGTCTATACTTCCCTCTGGTCATCCCTTCATATAGGAATCGCCTTAAAAGGCTTTTCTATTCTGAACACTTAGGCCTCATACATTTTTCTGATGATCCCTGTATCAGCCCCTCCAGTCCTCATGCCTAAACTGTATTCTGTTACCCTGTTTAGCTACATGGTGGACAGTTCCCATGAGATGACTCACTTCGTTTTGGGAGATCAGAAATTGGAATCATCACACAAATCGGAAATTCTTCTCACTTTATACATTTTGTCAGAATCATCTGTTTCTAAGCTCTTCCATCTCAgtcttgtaatttattttagaaattctaccatttttctttttgcacatACCATTTAGTTGACCGTTTTTCTTAATCCCAGTGCTGTCATCCTAAACCAGCTCCCTATTTTCTCATGCTTGAGTTATTTTGTTCCTAATGGGATTTATGGATTTTACTCGTTTATGAGTTCAGTCAAGACACTATGGACAGATTTTATTACCACAAAGATTgatgttcctttttttctcagtaGATTTTGATGCAAAAATAGTTATTTCCTACTATGTCAGATTAACAAACACTTTTCAGTTACATTATATCATGGCCAcatatttccaatttaaaaatgcacCTGAATAGTTCCATCACTCATTCTCTActtcattgtttcatatatttttaaatatctgctaTATAGACATtatgtacataatatatattcGCCATAGGATGGTCTGCTCTGCATATGTTCAGTTGATTACGTTCTAGTCTCCCTACTCTGGTTTCATTATGTCAGTGTTAAACATGAGGAAACCATTCAGGATATAGAAATTATTGAATTTCTGAAGATAGgcagaaaataatattttgctcTATGTTCAGAAGGACATTTAAAATATCTGCTGAGATTCAAAGCAACGGAGATTGTAATTGGATAGAGTGGATAATGACATGAGATGTTAACATCAGCCTCTTGTGTTAATCATGTCTATTTACTGGAAGGCTACTCAAAAAATAAGTATCAAAATGGGGGACACACAGAGAGTAACTGCTTTTAAAGGTCAGAGAAAACGGTGTCACCCTAGAGGTGGCATGACGTTGGGAGGTAGTTTTAAGGGCACAGTACTCGTAACTGCTCCATGAAGCAATTTTGAATTggaacaaaggaaaagcaaagcaggCTTAATGGGGATAGAAGACATGAGTATTTGCTGGAATTTGGGATATTAAACTTTTTTTGAAGCAACATTGTCAAGCTGTGTTGGAGAGTTATGGATAAGCTTTTCAGCACAGTTCTGATATTTTATATTGAACATTTGTGGCAGTGATTTGAATATCATCAGGTTTAGCAAGAGTTTTATGATCtacgggccagccccatggccgagtggttaaagttctgcatgctctacttcagcagcccaggttcacgggttcggatccggGGCACGGACATACTCttcttgtcagccatgctgtggcagcatctcacatagaaaatacaggaagattggcacagatgttagctcagggctaatcttcctcaagcaaaaagaagaggaagattggcaacggatgttagttcagggtgaatctttctcacaaggaaaaaaaaagagagttgtGTGATCTAAATGaagtgaaaagttaaaaatggtCCAAGTCTATGCCTGGGAACCCAGAGTATAAGATCCTCAGAATAAATGAAAGCCAATGTTTGGGTGAAACTGCTATATAAgagtgaaaaatgaaacaaaaaaacaaatacccaattaaaaaacaggtaaaggacttgaatagcCGTTTCTCCCAAGATGATAAGCAAATGGCCAACAatcatatgaaaaggtgctcaatatcgctaatcattagggaaacgtaaatcaaaaccacagtgtgatatcacctcacacccattagaaggGCTActgttaaaaaaacagaaaataagtgttggcaaggatgtggagaagttggcacctctgtgcactattggtgggagtgtaaaatggtgcatccACTGTGGAAAATGGCATGGCAAttccataaaaaattaaatacagaattaccatatgacccagtgatTCTGCTTCTGGGCATATATATCCAGAAGActtgaaagcaggatcttgaagaggtatttgcatactcatgttcatagcagcactattcacaatagccaagaagtggaagcaacccagtagtccatggatggatgaatggataaacaaaatgggatATCTACCTACTATGTAacattattcagctttaaaaaggaaggaaattctgacacatgctacaacatggatgatccttAAGGACATTacgataagtgaaataagccagtcacaagaagataaataccatatgattccatttatatgaggtatgtAGAGTAGCCCtagtcatagaaacagaaagtagaatggtggttgcctgagggggagggggaaatgaggagttgtttaatggggacagagtttcagttttgcaagatagaAAAGTTGTGGAggctggttgcacaacaatgtgaatgtatttacaCTGCTGAGCTTCAGACTTAGacatggttaagatggtaaattttatattatgcgtttcttaccacaacaaaaaaaaagttaatgacaaaaataaaaggcattctcatatttttaaaaagtgaaagatttatGAGGTTTTTGGACAGGACAAGGGTCTGGGATAAAGTTTATCCAAGTGactgaaagacaaaagaaacaagatGTGATGGTCTTATCATACTCAGTATGTAAACGTCTGGTAGGATAAAGTAATAGTAAAATTTGGtcactctatttttcttctttttttttttttgagaatctgCTACGTCTTGTGTTCTATACTACTAAATTGGATGATCAGTGACTCCTATTCTTGGTACAAAATGGGTATATTGGGTAGCATAAAGCTGAAAGTTATAACAAAGAGACCAAGGTTCACTATAATAATTTCTAGAATAATTTCTCTCCTATAAAGCAGTTCAAAAAAGcaggtcacggggccggccccgtggccgagtggttaagtttgcgcgctctgctttggcagcccagggtttcaccagtttggatcctgggcgtggacatcgtaccactcatcaggtcacgctgaggcggcgtcccacatgccacagctagaaggacccacaactaaaaatatacaactatctgcTAGGGgcatttgggggggaaaaaaacagattggcaacggttgttagctcaggtgccaatctttaaaaaaagaaaaaaagcaggtcATCAGGAAGCCTTAACTTCTTGTATTCTTCAGGTGTCTTAAGTTTTTCCCTTGTCATTGTTGCACCGTCCTTTATGATATTGTCGATCTGTGTGATTGAATGTGCATTGCATTCAAAGCCAGGTTCTACTAGGCAGAAAGCGACGGAGAGTATTGAGAAGCTGTGATCTTACTGCCCTGGCCCAGAAGTGGTGCATAATGTTGTGTGTACATTCCATCAGCAAAAACACAGTCTCACTGACACATGTCAatgcaaaggaaatcaggaactgTTAACGGAGCTTGGCAGCCATGTACCAGCCACATTTAACTTCTGTGGACGAGGGTAAAACAGATTCTGGGGGACAGCTTGCTTGTCCCTTCTTCCAGTGTACCTTTCTTGGGTTGTGCCTATATTTCCAGgttcaagaagaaaaatttcagcTTCGTGGAGAGTTGAGAGTTTGGGCATAGGTATTCTTTCACTGCTTGGCCATGTTGGGATTGATGTTTCAATAGTTTTCCAGAGGATATATGTGGCTAATGGATTTCATATTGTTTTTAACAAGTGAGAGGAAGCTGGGAGATTAGTGACGACTTAGATCTGCAAGCTAATGAAGACCTATACTCTGAGCCCCCTCCTTCAAGCTTGCCCCGTAAACATTCTTGCCTGTTTTATCCTGAAGTCATCCTACTAAGTCAGGGTATCAGTGGGTATCTACATCAGGTTGCCTTTGTTTAAATCTAATTTTCCCACAGGTCAACAAAGTGATTTTGGCCAGTtccaggcatacctcagagatactgtgggttcagttccagactgCCCCGCTAAAGCAAacatcacaataaagcaagtcacacaagtTTTTTGATTTCCCAGTGCAtatactgtagtctgttaagtgtacattagcattatgtctaaaagaaCAATGTAGATACCTTAATCAAAAAACACTTTATGCTAACTATCATCTGGGCCTTCAGCAAGTCGTAATCactttgctggtggagggtcttgtaaaaaatgcaggaTCTGTGAAGTGCAGTAAAGCAAAGTGGaataaaacgaggtatgcctgtacttaACCATTCTGtgcctccttttcttcatctttaaaacaaggataataagtGTAGTTACCTTGTggggttgtgaagattaaacacaTTTATATGTGCATCATGTCAAATATTGTTTGGCATATGCTACCTGCTATATAGATAACTGTTTGACACATAATAAGGACTGTGTGACTGTTGCGTTATCAATGCCATCACCGCCATTATTAGATGACTCAGCATTTTCCCTTTGTTCCGTCTCAGTCAGCTCCGTATCATTTCCCCTCTATCATCCACTAACTGTTCAGTGTGTCTGtttcatcttctttctccttctagaaGGGGATTTGGGGCTTGAAACCCCACCACAGGAAACTTCTGAAAAAGCTTCATTTCACAATGATATGGCAGTTGAAGTCACAAGAGATCGTTCATGGTGTTCCATTTTAAGAGAACTGTGGAAGGACACTGACCATACAAAGAGAGATCAGCAAAATCAAAATAGATCTTCAGATCATGGGGTTTTCCGCAGTAAGAAAACATTGAAGACAGAAAAGGATTGTGAATATAAGGACCCTGGAAAAATCAGTCATGTGAGGCCCGACCATGTTTCTTCACAAAAAAGACCTCATATACGTTACTCATTTGCAAAAAGTTTGAAGCCTAACCTAGAAGGTAATCATCAGAATCAAAGCAATACCACAAAACCCCTTGATGAGATTGTTGGGTCTGGTCAGCTATTCACCCATAGCTCTTCCAGTGCCAGCGGCAAGAATATTCATACAGGAGAGAACTTCTGTGAAAGTAATCAATGTACAAAAGTCCGTGGTCATAAACAGTCACTCACACAACATCAAATTCAAGAGAAACCAGATAAATGTACTGAATGTGGGCGGGACTTTGCCCAAAAGTCACACCTCCTTGAGCAACAGAGATTCCACAGTGTAGAAAACCTCCAGGAATGCAGcaaatgtggaaaagccttcacCCCACAACCAAAACTCAATGTATGTCTGACAGATCATACAGGTCACGTACCTTACATATGTAAGGAATGCGGAAAGGTCTTCGTCCAGAAGTCAGAgttgagtacacaccagaaaactCACACCAGAAAGAAGCCCCATAAATGCCctgaatgtggaaaagccttttTCCAGATGTTATCTCTCTTCAGGCATCAGAGAACGCACACTAGAGAAAAACTCTACaaatgcagtgaatgtgggaaagccttctccCAGAATTCAACCCTCAATATACATCAGAAAATTCATACTGGTGAGCGAGAGTATGCATGCAGTGACTGTGGAAAAGCCTTCACCCAGAAGTCGACACTCAGCTTACACCAGAGAATCCATTCCGGGGAGAAGTCCTATGTATGTATCGAATGTGGGCAGGCCTTCATCCAGAAGGCACACTTGACTGTGCATCAAAGAagtcacacaggagagaaacctttTGAGTGCCACAACTGTGGGAAATCCTTCATTTCCAAGTCACAACTCGATATACATCATCGAATTCATACCggggagaaaccttatgaatgtaacgACTGTGGAAAAGCTTTCACCCAAAAGTCACACCTCAATATCCACCAGAAAATTCATACTGGGGAAAGACACCACGTGTGCAGTGCCTGTGGGAAAGCGTTTAACCAGAAGTCAATACTCAGCATGCACcagagaactcacactggagagaagccttaCAAATGCAGCgactgtgggaaagccttcacttCCAAGTCACAATTCAGAGAACATCAgcgaattcacactggagagaagccctatgtaTGCACCGAATGTGGGAAGGCTTTCAACGGTAGGTCAAATTTCCATAAGCATCAAATAACTCACACGAGAGAGAGAACTTATGCCTGTTACAAATGTGGGAACACCTTCCTCCAGAAATCCGAGCTGATTacacatcagagaattcatattggagagaaaccttatgaatgccGTGACTGTGGGAAGTCCTTCAGTAAGAAACCACAACTCAGAGTGCACCAACGAATTCACACAGGAGAGAGACCCTACGCATGTTCTAAATGTGGGAAGACCTTCAACAACAGATCAAATTTTAATAAACACCAAACAACTCACACCAAAGACAAATCTTACAGAAGCAGTTATTCTGCTGAAAGGCTTTATCCAGAAATCAATTCCTAGTATGCATAAGCATGTTCATAAGTGAAACAAATTCTCTGAATTTCTTGAAGAAGAAGATATCTCGTAAGAGTCAGATCTACGTGTATGATATAGAATTCACGCTTCAGAAAAACTCCAGGAACGCACTGCATGTCACAAAGTTACACATTTTTACATGAGGCAAATTACTCAGAAAAGAAGTTTTAAGAATGAGTAGAATTGTCTATATTTGTACTAGCTTTGTTAAGGA comes from Equus asinus isolate D_3611 breed Donkey chromosome 26, EquAss-T2T_v2, whole genome shotgun sequence and encodes:
- the ZNF175 gene encoding zinc finger protein 175 isoform X1, producing the protein MRRGDLWGLPGVSAEPLGQATSLRPQDLPSQPNLTSPSRSHWSLQMPTQFWAPGKSGVVSKRDREVKSRGDMSAGVNLPPRPQVLGPAEQDRSCEGSVSFEDVTMDFSREEWQQLDPAQRRLYQDVMLEIYSHLFSVGYHIPIPEIIFRMEKGKEPWIGKAKLLPHQRRQEGDLGLETPPQETSEKASFHNDMAVEVTRDRSWCSILRELWKDTDHTKRDQQNQNRSSDHGVFRSKKTLKTEKDCEYKDPGKISHVRPDHVSSQKRPHIRYSFAKSLKPNLEGNHQNQSNTTKPLDEIVGSGQLFTHSSSSASGKNIHTGENFCESNQCTKVRGHKQSLTQHQIQEKPDKCTECGRDFAQKSHLLEQQRFHSVENLQECSKCGKAFTPQPKLNVCLTDHTGHVPYICKECGKVFVQKSELSTHQKTHTRKKPHKCPECGKAFFQMLSLFRHQRTHTREKLYKCSECGKAFSQNSTLNIHQKIHTGEREYACSDCGKAFTQKSTLSLHQRIHSGEKSYVCIECGQAFIQKAHLTVHQRSHTGEKPFECHNCGKSFISKSQLDIHHRIHTGEKPYECNDCGKAFTQKSHLNIHQKIHTGERHHVCSACGKAFNQKSILSMHQRTHTGEKPYKCSDCGKAFTSKSQFREHQRIHTGEKPYVCTECGKAFNGRSNFHKHQITHTRERTYACYKCGNTFLQKSELITHQRIHIGEKPYECRDCGKSFSKKPQLRVHQRIHTGERPYACSKCGKTFNNRSNFNKHQTTHTKDKSYRSSYSAERLYPEINS
- the ZNF175 gene encoding zinc finger protein 175 isoform X2 codes for the protein MPTQFWAPGKSGVVSKRDREVKSRGDMSAGVNLPPRPQVLGPAEQDRSCEGSVSFEDVTMDFSREEWQQLDPAQRRLYQDVMLEIYSHLFSVGYHIPIPEIIFRMEKGKEPWIGKAKLLPHQRRQEGDLGLETPPQETSEKASFHNDMAVEVTRDRSWCSILRELWKDTDHTKRDQQNQNRSSDHGVFRSKKTLKTEKDCEYKDPGKISHVRPDHVSSQKRPHIRYSFAKSLKPNLEGNHQNQSNTTKPLDEIVGSGQLFTHSSSSASGKNIHTGENFCESNQCTKVRGHKQSLTQHQIQEKPDKCTECGRDFAQKSHLLEQQRFHSVENLQECSKCGKAFTPQPKLNVCLTDHTGHVPYICKECGKVFVQKSELSTHQKTHTRKKPHKCPECGKAFFQMLSLFRHQRTHTREKLYKCSECGKAFSQNSTLNIHQKIHTGEREYACSDCGKAFTQKSTLSLHQRIHSGEKSYVCIECGQAFIQKAHLTVHQRSHTGEKPFECHNCGKSFISKSQLDIHHRIHTGEKPYECNDCGKAFTQKSHLNIHQKIHTGERHHVCSACGKAFNQKSILSMHQRTHTGEKPYKCSDCGKAFTSKSQFREHQRIHTGEKPYVCTECGKAFNGRSNFHKHQITHTRERTYACYKCGNTFLQKSELITHQRIHIGEKPYECRDCGKSFSKKPQLRVHQRIHTGERPYACSKCGKTFNNRSNFNKHQTTHTKDKSYRSSYSAERLYPEINS